From one Chryseobacterium sp. 3008163 genomic stretch:
- a CDS encoding leucine-rich repeat domain-containing protein codes for MYLFKETKFSSLSDAIQNPKNCKKLSLSFIDRNLKDEGVIFSKFINLKILEIQADPTIYDLNDFELPKEIASLKKLKKISLLNLPFKTFPEWITNIKSLKYLMIRGNEIDSIPDSICQLDNLKTLRVENCRLNKLPTTLNQMQNLRILGLSDTDLTYLNSELFPNNLKEINLSGRQKYGIYELEKLKSAIKKTKIYPKVG; via the coding sequence ATGTATCTCTTTAAAGAAACTAAATTTTCATCATTAAGTGATGCAATTCAAAATCCAAAGAATTGTAAAAAATTAAGCCTATCATTTATTGATCGTAACTTAAAGGATGAAGGTGTTATCTTTTCAAAATTCATAAACTTAAAAATATTAGAGATTCAAGCTGATCCAACCATTTATGATTTGAATGATTTTGAACTCCCGAAAGAAATTGCCAGCTTAAAAAAATTAAAAAAGATTTCACTTCTAAACCTTCCGTTCAAAACCTTTCCTGAATGGATAACTAATATAAAATCATTAAAATATTTAATGATTAGAGGAAATGAAATAGATTCAATTCCTGATTCAATATGTCAATTAGACAATTTAAAAACGCTGCGTGTTGAAAACTGTAGGCTGAATAAATTACCTACAACATTGAATCAAATGCAAAACTTAAGAATTTTAGGGCTTAGTGACACGGATTTAACATATCTGAATTCAGAGTTATTTCCTAATAATTTAAAAGAAATAAACTTATCTGGTAGGCAAAAATATGGGATATATGAATTAGAAAAGTTGAAAAGTGCAATAAAAAAAACTAAAATATATCCTAAAGTTGGTTAA
- a CDS encoding MBL fold metallo-hydrolase, protein MFQIQAFVFNFASENTYVLFNENKNAWLIDPGNMNEQETKAIEGFIIENGLKIEKIILTHAHIDHVLGLQWAFDTYKIPVTMHEDDKEVLDMLQASGIRFGFQIPAVNVDIEYVNEGDELDFDGEKFKIYHVPGHSPGSVVYHNETQKFIISGDVLFEGSIGRTDLYKGNYEQLIEGIKTKLFVLDDETQVFSGHGNPTTIGFEKQYNPFLK, encoded by the coding sequence ATGTTTCAAATACAGGCCTTCGTGTTCAATTTTGCAAGTGAAAATACTTACGTTCTTTTTAATGAAAACAAAAATGCATGGTTGATTGACCCAGGAAATATGAACGAGCAGGAAACCAAAGCAATTGAAGGTTTCATCATAGAAAATGGATTAAAGATTGAAAAAATCATTTTAACTCATGCTCACATTGATCATGTTTTGGGTTTGCAATGGGCATTTGACACGTATAAAATTCCTGTAACAATGCATGAAGATGATAAAGAAGTTTTGGATATGCTTCAGGCAAGCGGAATAAGATTTGGTTTTCAGATTCCTGCAGTAAATGTTGATATAGAATATGTAAACGAAGGTGACGAATTGGATTTCGACGGCGAGAAATTTAAAATCTATCACGTTCCGGGACATTCTCCGGGAAGTGTAGTTTACCATAATGAAACTCAGAAATTCATCATTTCCGGTGATGTTTTATTTGAAGGAAGCATTGGAAGAACAGATTTATACAAGGGAAATTACGAGCAATTGATTGAAGGAATTAAAACTAAACTTTTTGTTCTGGATGATGAAACGCAGGTTTTCTCTGGGCACGGAAATCCTACAACGATTGGTTTTGAGAAGCAGTATAATCCGTTCTTGAAGTAA